A single Deltaproteobacteria bacterium DNA region contains:
- the rfbA gene encoding glucose-1-phosphate thymidylyltransferase RfbA — translation MKGIILAGGSGTRLYPMTHVVSKQLLPVYDKPMIYYPLSVLMLAGIRDILIISTPADLPLFQKLFGDGSHLGLNFSYREQPRPEGLAQAFIIGREFIGDDTVCLILGDNIFQGYNLPRILKRAMTLEKGGLIFGYRVRDPKRYGVVEFDRNKNVIGIEEKPAKPKSSYAVPGLYVYDNDVIRVAEKLKPSARGELEITDVNTDYLKRGMLKVELIGRGFAWLDTGTEEALQQAASFIQAIQNRQGVRISCVEEIAYRLGYIDGEKLQRIATPMLNNAYGRYLLEIIKEKEDRNNLRT, via the coding sequence ATGAAAGGAATCATTCTAGCCGGCGGGTCAGGAACAAGGCTCTACCCGATGACGCACGTCGTCAGCAAACAGCTTCTGCCAGTGTATGACAAACCCATGATTTATTACCCCCTCTCCGTGCTGATGCTGGCGGGGATAAGGGACATTCTGATCATTTCGACACCGGCGGACCTGCCTCTTTTCCAAAAGCTGTTTGGAGACGGCTCTCACCTGGGGCTGAATTTTTCCTATCGGGAGCAGCCGCGCCCGGAAGGGCTGGCGCAGGCCTTCATCATCGGCAGGGAATTCATCGGAGACGACACGGTCTGCCTCATTCTCGGGGACAATATTTTCCAGGGATACAATCTTCCCAGGATCCTCAAAAGGGCCATGACGCTTGAAAAAGGCGGTCTCATTTTCGGGTACCGCGTGAGGGATCCCAAGAGATACGGCGTTGTCGAATTCGACCGCAACAAAAACGTCATCGGCATCGAAGAAAAGCCCGCCAAACCCAAATCCAGTTATGCCGTGCCGGGCCTGTATGTCTACGACAACGACGTCATCAGGGTTGCCGAGAAGCTGAAACCCTCCGCACGCGGCGAACTGGAAATCACGGACGTCAACACCGACTACCTGAAGCGGGGGATGCTCAAGGTGGAATTGATCGGCCGCGGTTTTGCGTGGCTGGACACCGGCACCGAAGAAGCGCTGCAGCAGGCGGCCAGCTTCATTCAGGCCATCCAGAACCGGCAGGGGGTCAGAATCTCCTGTGTCGAGGAGATCGCCTACCGGCTGGGATATATCGACGGCGAAAAGCTGCAGAGGATCGCCACCCCCATGCTCAACAACGCTTACGGACGCTACCTTCTTGAGATTATCAAGGAAAAGGAAGACCGCAACAACCTTCGCACCTGA